In one window of Henckelia pumila isolate YLH828 chromosome 1, ASM3356847v2, whole genome shotgun sequence DNA:
- the LOC140876245 gene encoding U-box domain-containing protein 35-like isoform X1 — protein MHPYNMANHEPMTNIAGEGNISTAVAIDRDKNSQHAVKWAVDNLNLKENRIILLHVICTQPLELAPKEGRAPTQPEMQQLFLPYRGFCARKAIRVKEVILHGHDIAKTLCEYIDANSIATIVLGATTRNAISSRAFRNADVPSCVAKYAPDSCSVYAVPKGGKALGIKSAIEPSTPLLPEFLGTEAESSLVLNRQRPVDIIKNTYPLNSPNNFMEYQQTAPWNRPFLNSKTPSPQSSSSNNEFQQMVQWESNYGNRNLTPVNPAYNSYNCTPFGSNNASPLDSMGSNGSEFGLSQLDGRKITGLENGLMTQTYDNSTNFASGSSDQSEAHSFNSDVSIEFLDNYRESDSSKSSSSSQAAEMEDELRRLKVELKHVTEKYNAACIEAATANEKVREIDLWKMEETCHSEDTMHAQESAFSIVEREKQKYKAAVLVATKAHRIAELESERRRHAEMKFKHEADEKQKAMDALACNILKYRKYSINEIEAATNHFSDSDKIGEGGYGPVYKAFLDHTPVAIKILRPDFSQGQLQFQREVEVLSRMRHPNMVILLGACPENGCLVYEYMENGSLEDRLFCKNSTPPLSWRARFRIAAEIAIALNFLHRTRPEPLVHRDLKPANILLDNHYVSKISDVGLARLVPPPTSDAISQYHMTSAAGTFCYIDPEYQQTGMLGTKSDIYSLGVLFLQIITAKPPMGLTHQVEIAIETGKFDKILDPAVKDWPIEEALSFTELALKCCELRRRDRPALDSVILPELERLRDLGSDMEGIFPCNDS, from the exons ATGCACCCATACAACATGGCAAACCATGAGCCGATGACGAATATTGCAGGTGAAGGGAATATATCCACCGCCGTGGCCATCGACAGAGACAAGAACAGCCAACACGCCGTGAAATGGGCCGTCGATAATTTAAATCTGAAAGAGAACCGAATCATCCTCCTACATGTTATATGCACTCAACCAT TGGAATTGGCCCCCAAGGAAGGGCGTGCACCAACTCAACCTGAAATGCAGCAATTGTTTCTTCCTTACCGCGGCTTTTGCGCTCGAAAAGCG ATTCGTGTAAAAGAAGTGATTCTCCACGGCCATGACATAGCTAAAACGCTGTGCGAGTACATAGATGCTAACTCCATCGCCACCATTGTTCTTGGTGCCACAACACGAAACGCGATTTCAAG CAGGGCATTTAGAAATGCAGATGTTCCAAGTTGTGTGGCAAAGTATGCACCTGATTCTTGCTCAGTTTACGCAGTACCAAAGGGTGGAAAAGCTCTAGGAATCAAATCTGCTATTGAACCGAGCACTCCACTCTTGCCTGAATTTCTTgg AACAGAGGCGGAATCATCTTTAGTATTAAATAGGCAAAGACCGGTGGATATTATCAAGAATACATACCCTCTGAATTCACCAAACAACTTCATGGAATATCAGCAAACAGCGCCATGGAATAGGCCGTTTTTAAACAGCAAGACTCCGTCCCCTCAAAGCTCATCGAGCAACAATGAGTTCCAGCAAATGGTTCAATGGGAAAGCAACTACGGAAACAGAAATCTTACTCCGGTGAATCCAGCGTACAATAGTTATAATTGCACCCCCTTTGGAAGCAACAATGCGTCGCCTCTTGATTCAATGGGAAGTAATGGCAGCGAATTCGGGCTCAGCCAGTTAGATGGTAGAAAGATTACTGGACTTGAAAATGGTCTTATGACTCAAACCTATGATAACTCGACCAATTTCGCATCTGGCTCAAGTGATCAATCTGAAGCGCACAGCTTCAATTCTGATGTTTCCATTGAGTTCTTGGATAATTACAGGGAATCAGATTCTTCTAAGAGCTCTAGTTCCTCACAAGCAGCT GAAATGGAGGATGAATTGAGAAGATTGAAAGTGGAGCTAAAACACGTGACAGAAAAGTACAATGCAGCGTGTATAGAAGCTGCAACTGCTAATGAAAAG GTAAGAGAGATTGACCTATGGAAGATGGAAGAGACGTGTCATTCAGAAGACACAATGCACGCACAAGAATCTGCATTCTCCATAGTTGAAAGGGAGAAGCAAAAGTATAAGGCTGCAGTTTTAGTAGCAACGAAGGCTCACCGCATAGCAGAGTTGGAGTCAGAGAGAAGAAGGCATGCTGAAATGAAGTTCAAGCACGAGGCTGATGAGAAACAGAAGGCAATGGATGCATTAGCGTGCAACATTCTAAAATATAGGAAGTACTCCATCAATGAGATTGAAGCTGCGACTAATCATTTCTCTGATTCTGATAAAATTGGTGAAGGTGGATACGGGCCGGTTTACAAGGCTTTTCTGGATCATACACCTGTCGCAATAAAGATTCTGAGGCCAGATTTCTCACAAGGGCAACTGCAGTTCCAAAGAGAG GTTGAGGTTCTGAGCAGAATGAGGCATCCAAATATGGTTATCTTGTTGGGTGCCTGTCCAGAGAATGGTTGCCTCGTATATGAATACATGGAAAATGGCAGTTTAGAAGACAGGCTTTTCTGTAAAAATAGTACTCCGCCCTTGTCGTGGAGAGCCCGTTTCAGAATTGCCGCAGAAATTGCAATTGCTTTGAACTTTCTTCATCGGACAAGACCAGAGCCACTTGTACATCGCGATCTCAAACCTGCCAACATTCTCCTGGACAACCATTATGTGAGCAAGATTAGTGATGTAGGCCTAGCCAGGTTGGTCCCACCGCCTACCTCTGATGCAATATCTCAGTATCACATGACATCAGCAGCCGGCACATTCTGTTATATCGATCCAGAGTACCAACAAACTGGGATGTTAGGTACAAAATCAGACATATACTCACTCGGTGTATTGTTTTTGCAAATCATTACTGCCAAGCCTCCAATGGGTTTGACTCATCAAGTCGAGATCGCAATTGAGACTGGGAAATTTGACAAAATACTTGATCCAGCAGTGAAAGACTGGCCTATAGAGGAGGCTTTGTCATTCACAGAATTGGCTTTAAAGTGCTGTGAATTGAGGAGGAGGGATCGCCCAGCATTAGATTCGGTAATATTGCCTGAACTGGAACGGTTGAGAGACCTGGGATCAGATATGGAAGGCATATTTCCTTGTAATGATTCATGA
- the LOC140876247 gene encoding protein phosphatase 2C 7-like, with the protein MMEDMAPSVTLALSLGDPVCETSGLSNQMEIKRLELVTETASLLSDPTMDDTTSSRWASSYSCVKPETDETASPLLGRNGAKPDMSVMTQLTENGQLIHEVQESEEDEILSIGEDPSVISAVGLLPIDSTADISLPLNVSSDTSLPIALEIEGTDNGQIVTKVIFTLEERSIRRKTSGEYFNLNPMPNEECSDGPTLKASIVALALPSENDPGKRGVKSVFEVECLPLWGSVSICGNRPEMEDAVVAVPHFMKIPIKMFIGDCMIDGVSQSLSHLTSHFFGVYDGHGGSQVANYCRDRIHLALQEELNSVKDDLANGSIRDTREVQWNKLFTNCFLKVDNEVGGTSKDCHSGDVDAINCTSEPVAPETVGSTAVVAVVCSSHIIVSNCGDSRAVLYRGKEAVALSVDHKPNREDEYARIEASGGKVIQWNGHRVFGVLAMSRSIGDRYLKPWIIPDPEVLFMPRARDDECLVLASDGLWDVLTNEEVCEAARKRILIWHKKNGTQPLAERGAGVDPASQSAAEYLSNLALQRGSKDNISVIVVDLKSRRKFKSKS; encoded by the exons ATGATGGAAGATATGGCTCCTTCAGTTACGCTGGCTCTTAGCTTAGGTGATCCTGTTTGTGAAACTTCAGGACTTTCAAACCAAATGGAAATCAAAAGACTAGAACTAGTGACCGAAACAGCAAGTTTGCTATCTGATCCAACTATGGATGATACAACTAGTTCTAGGTGGGCTTCCAGCTACAGTTGTGTTAAACCTGAAACTGATGAGACTGCTTCGCCATTGCTTGGGCGAAATGGAGCAAAACCTGATATGTCAGTGATGACACAGTTAACTGAAAATGGTCAGTTAATCCATGAAGTTCAGGAAAGTGAAGAAGACGAGATTCTCTCAATTGGGGAAGACCCTAGTGTTATCAGTGCGGTTGGTTTGCTACCTATTGATTCGACAGCAGACATAAGCTTGCCTCTAAACGTTTCTTCAGACACTAGCTTGCCTATCGCCCTCGAAATAGAGGGCACTGACAATGGTCAAATTGTCACAAAGGTTATTTTTACTTTGGAGGAAAGAAGCATTCGACGGAAAACATCTGGTGAATATTTTAATCTGAATCCCATGCCAAATGAAGAATGTTCAGATGGACCTACCCTAAAGGCATCCATTGTAGCTCTTGCTTTACCCAGTGAGAATGATCCTGGGAAACGTGGCGTTAAGAGTGTCTTTGAAGTGGAGTGCCTTCCGCTTTGGGGCTCTGTCTCTATTTGCGGAAATAGACCAGAGATGGAAGATGCTGTTGTGGCTGTACCTCATTTTATGAAAATTCCTATCAAGATGTTTATTGGTGACTGTATGATAGATGGGGTAAGTCAGAGTTTGAGTCACCTGACGTCACATTTTTTTGGGGTGTACGATGGTCACGGTGGATCTCAG GTTGCGAACTATTGCCGTGATAGGATCCATTTGGCATTACAAGAGGAGTTGAACAGTGTTAAAGATGATTTAGCAAATGGGAGTATTAGAGACACTAGGGAGGTGCAGTGGAACAAGCTTTTTACAAACTGCTTTCTAAAGGTTGATAATGAGGTTGGAGGGACTAGCAAAGACTGTCACAGTGGAGATGTTGATGCAATTAATTGCACCTCTGAACCTGTTGCCCCAGAAACTGTGGGGTCAACCGCTGTGGTAGCAGTGGTTTGCTCATCCCACATTATAGTTTCCAACTGTGGAGATTCGAGGGCTGTCCTTTATCGTGGTAAAGAAGCAGTTGCATTATCTGTTGATCATAAA CCAAATAGAGAAGATGAATATGCTAGAATTGAAGCATCTGGAGGCAAGGTGATACAGTGGAATGGACACCGCGTTTTCGGTGTTCTTGCAATGTCGAGATCCATTG GTGACAGATACTTGAAGCCATGGATTATACCTGATCCAGAAGTCTTGTTCATGCCTCGTGCTAGAGACGATGAGTGCCTTGTCTTAGCCAGTGACGGGCTGTGGGATGTTTTGACAAACGAGGAAGTATGTGAAGCGGCTAGAAAACGGATCCTAATATGGCACAAAAAGAATGGAACTCAACCATTAGCTGAGCGGGGGGCGGGCGTCGATCCGGCATCACAGTCTGCCGCAGAATATCTCTCAAACTTGGCCCTTCAGAGAGGTAGCAAGGATAATATTTCTGTAATCGTGGTGGATTTGAAATCCCGAAGGAAATTTAAGAGCAAATCTTGA
- the LOC140876245 gene encoding U-box domain-containing protein 35-like isoform X3: MELAPKEGRAPTQPEMQQLFLPYRGFCARKAIRVKEVILHGHDIAKTLCEYIDANSIATIVLGATTRNAISSRAFRNADVPSCVAKYAPDSCSVYAVPKGGKALGIKSAIEPSTPLLPEFLGTEAESSLVLNRQRPVDIIKNTYPLNSPNNFMEYQQTAPWNRPFLNSKTPSPQSSSSNNEFQQMVQWESNYGNRNLTPVNPAYNSYNCTPFGSNNASPLDSMGSNGSEFGLSQLDGRKITGLENGLMTQTYDNSTNFASGSSDQSEAHSFNSDVSIEFLDNYRESDSSKSSSSSQAAEMEDELRRLKVELKHVTEKYNAACIEAATANEKVREIDLWKMEETCHSEDTMHAQESAFSIVEREKQKYKAAVLVATKAHRIAELESERRRHAEMKFKHEADEKQKAMDALACNILKYRKYSINEIEAATNHFSDSDKIGEGGYGPVYKAFLDHTPVAIKILRPDFSQGQLQFQREVEVLSRMRHPNMVILLGACPENGCLVYEYMENGSLEDRLFCKNSTPPLSWRARFRIAAEIAIALNFLHRTRPEPLVHRDLKPANILLDNHYVSKISDVGLARLVPPPTSDAISQYHMTSAAGTFCYIDPEYQQTGMLGTKSDIYSLGVLFLQIITAKPPMGLTHQVEIAIETGKFDKILDPAVKDWPIEEALSFTELALKCCELRRRDRPALDSVILPELERLRDLGSDMEGIFPCNDS, encoded by the exons A TGGAATTGGCCCCCAAGGAAGGGCGTGCACCAACTCAACCTGAAATGCAGCAATTGTTTCTTCCTTACCGCGGCTTTTGCGCTCGAAAAGCG ATTCGTGTAAAAGAAGTGATTCTCCACGGCCATGACATAGCTAAAACGCTGTGCGAGTACATAGATGCTAACTCCATCGCCACCATTGTTCTTGGTGCCACAACACGAAACGCGATTTCAAG CAGGGCATTTAGAAATGCAGATGTTCCAAGTTGTGTGGCAAAGTATGCACCTGATTCTTGCTCAGTTTACGCAGTACCAAAGGGTGGAAAAGCTCTAGGAATCAAATCTGCTATTGAACCGAGCACTCCACTCTTGCCTGAATTTCTTgg AACAGAGGCGGAATCATCTTTAGTATTAAATAGGCAAAGACCGGTGGATATTATCAAGAATACATACCCTCTGAATTCACCAAACAACTTCATGGAATATCAGCAAACAGCGCCATGGAATAGGCCGTTTTTAAACAGCAAGACTCCGTCCCCTCAAAGCTCATCGAGCAACAATGAGTTCCAGCAAATGGTTCAATGGGAAAGCAACTACGGAAACAGAAATCTTACTCCGGTGAATCCAGCGTACAATAGTTATAATTGCACCCCCTTTGGAAGCAACAATGCGTCGCCTCTTGATTCAATGGGAAGTAATGGCAGCGAATTCGGGCTCAGCCAGTTAGATGGTAGAAAGATTACTGGACTTGAAAATGGTCTTATGACTCAAACCTATGATAACTCGACCAATTTCGCATCTGGCTCAAGTGATCAATCTGAAGCGCACAGCTTCAATTCTGATGTTTCCATTGAGTTCTTGGATAATTACAGGGAATCAGATTCTTCTAAGAGCTCTAGTTCCTCACAAGCAGCT GAAATGGAGGATGAATTGAGAAGATTGAAAGTGGAGCTAAAACACGTGACAGAAAAGTACAATGCAGCGTGTATAGAAGCTGCAACTGCTAATGAAAAG GTAAGAGAGATTGACCTATGGAAGATGGAAGAGACGTGTCATTCAGAAGACACAATGCACGCACAAGAATCTGCATTCTCCATAGTTGAAAGGGAGAAGCAAAAGTATAAGGCTGCAGTTTTAGTAGCAACGAAGGCTCACCGCATAGCAGAGTTGGAGTCAGAGAGAAGAAGGCATGCTGAAATGAAGTTCAAGCACGAGGCTGATGAGAAACAGAAGGCAATGGATGCATTAGCGTGCAACATTCTAAAATATAGGAAGTACTCCATCAATGAGATTGAAGCTGCGACTAATCATTTCTCTGATTCTGATAAAATTGGTGAAGGTGGATACGGGCCGGTTTACAAGGCTTTTCTGGATCATACACCTGTCGCAATAAAGATTCTGAGGCCAGATTTCTCACAAGGGCAACTGCAGTTCCAAAGAGAG GTTGAGGTTCTGAGCAGAATGAGGCATCCAAATATGGTTATCTTGTTGGGTGCCTGTCCAGAGAATGGTTGCCTCGTATATGAATACATGGAAAATGGCAGTTTAGAAGACAGGCTTTTCTGTAAAAATAGTACTCCGCCCTTGTCGTGGAGAGCCCGTTTCAGAATTGCCGCAGAAATTGCAATTGCTTTGAACTTTCTTCATCGGACAAGACCAGAGCCACTTGTACATCGCGATCTCAAACCTGCCAACATTCTCCTGGACAACCATTATGTGAGCAAGATTAGTGATGTAGGCCTAGCCAGGTTGGTCCCACCGCCTACCTCTGATGCAATATCTCAGTATCACATGACATCAGCAGCCGGCACATTCTGTTATATCGATCCAGAGTACCAACAAACTGGGATGTTAGGTACAAAATCAGACATATACTCACTCGGTGTATTGTTTTTGCAAATCATTACTGCCAAGCCTCCAATGGGTTTGACTCATCAAGTCGAGATCGCAATTGAGACTGGGAAATTTGACAAAATACTTGATCCAGCAGTGAAAGACTGGCCTATAGAGGAGGCTTTGTCATTCACAGAATTGGCTTTAAAGTGCTGTGAATTGAGGAGGAGGGATCGCCCAGCATTAGATTCGGTAATATTGCCTGAACTGGAACGGTTGAGAGACCTGGGATCAGATATGGAAGGCATATTTCCTTGTAATGATTCATGA
- the LOC140876245 gene encoding U-box domain-containing protein 35-like isoform X2, with product MHPYNMANHEPMTNIAGEGNISTAVAIDRDKNSQHAVKWAVDNLNLKENRIILLHVICTQPLELAPKEGRAPTQPEMQQLFLPYRGFCARKAIRVKEVILHGHDIAKTLCEYIDANSIATIVLGATTRNAISRAFRNADVPSCVAKYAPDSCSVYAVPKGGKALGIKSAIEPSTPLLPEFLGTEAESSLVLNRQRPVDIIKNTYPLNSPNNFMEYQQTAPWNRPFLNSKTPSPQSSSSNNEFQQMVQWESNYGNRNLTPVNPAYNSYNCTPFGSNNASPLDSMGSNGSEFGLSQLDGRKITGLENGLMTQTYDNSTNFASGSSDQSEAHSFNSDVSIEFLDNYRESDSSKSSSSSQAAEMEDELRRLKVELKHVTEKYNAACIEAATANEKVREIDLWKMEETCHSEDTMHAQESAFSIVEREKQKYKAAVLVATKAHRIAELESERRRHAEMKFKHEADEKQKAMDALACNILKYRKYSINEIEAATNHFSDSDKIGEGGYGPVYKAFLDHTPVAIKILRPDFSQGQLQFQREVEVLSRMRHPNMVILLGACPENGCLVYEYMENGSLEDRLFCKNSTPPLSWRARFRIAAEIAIALNFLHRTRPEPLVHRDLKPANILLDNHYVSKISDVGLARLVPPPTSDAISQYHMTSAAGTFCYIDPEYQQTGMLGTKSDIYSLGVLFLQIITAKPPMGLTHQVEIAIETGKFDKILDPAVKDWPIEEALSFTELALKCCELRRRDRPALDSVILPELERLRDLGSDMEGIFPCNDS from the exons ATGCACCCATACAACATGGCAAACCATGAGCCGATGACGAATATTGCAGGTGAAGGGAATATATCCACCGCCGTGGCCATCGACAGAGACAAGAACAGCCAACACGCCGTGAAATGGGCCGTCGATAATTTAAATCTGAAAGAGAACCGAATCATCCTCCTACATGTTATATGCACTCAACCAT TGGAATTGGCCCCCAAGGAAGGGCGTGCACCAACTCAACCTGAAATGCAGCAATTGTTTCTTCCTTACCGCGGCTTTTGCGCTCGAAAAGCG ATTCGTGTAAAAGAAGTGATTCTCCACGGCCATGACATAGCTAAAACGCTGTGCGAGTACATAGATGCTAACTCCATCGCCACCATTGTTCTTGGTGCCACAACACGAAACGCGATTTCAAG GGCATTTAGAAATGCAGATGTTCCAAGTTGTGTGGCAAAGTATGCACCTGATTCTTGCTCAGTTTACGCAGTACCAAAGGGTGGAAAAGCTCTAGGAATCAAATCTGCTATTGAACCGAGCACTCCACTCTTGCCTGAATTTCTTgg AACAGAGGCGGAATCATCTTTAGTATTAAATAGGCAAAGACCGGTGGATATTATCAAGAATACATACCCTCTGAATTCACCAAACAACTTCATGGAATATCAGCAAACAGCGCCATGGAATAGGCCGTTTTTAAACAGCAAGACTCCGTCCCCTCAAAGCTCATCGAGCAACAATGAGTTCCAGCAAATGGTTCAATGGGAAAGCAACTACGGAAACAGAAATCTTACTCCGGTGAATCCAGCGTACAATAGTTATAATTGCACCCCCTTTGGAAGCAACAATGCGTCGCCTCTTGATTCAATGGGAAGTAATGGCAGCGAATTCGGGCTCAGCCAGTTAGATGGTAGAAAGATTACTGGACTTGAAAATGGTCTTATGACTCAAACCTATGATAACTCGACCAATTTCGCATCTGGCTCAAGTGATCAATCTGAAGCGCACAGCTTCAATTCTGATGTTTCCATTGAGTTCTTGGATAATTACAGGGAATCAGATTCTTCTAAGAGCTCTAGTTCCTCACAAGCAGCT GAAATGGAGGATGAATTGAGAAGATTGAAAGTGGAGCTAAAACACGTGACAGAAAAGTACAATGCAGCGTGTATAGAAGCTGCAACTGCTAATGAAAAG GTAAGAGAGATTGACCTATGGAAGATGGAAGAGACGTGTCATTCAGAAGACACAATGCACGCACAAGAATCTGCATTCTCCATAGTTGAAAGGGAGAAGCAAAAGTATAAGGCTGCAGTTTTAGTAGCAACGAAGGCTCACCGCATAGCAGAGTTGGAGTCAGAGAGAAGAAGGCATGCTGAAATGAAGTTCAAGCACGAGGCTGATGAGAAACAGAAGGCAATGGATGCATTAGCGTGCAACATTCTAAAATATAGGAAGTACTCCATCAATGAGATTGAAGCTGCGACTAATCATTTCTCTGATTCTGATAAAATTGGTGAAGGTGGATACGGGCCGGTTTACAAGGCTTTTCTGGATCATACACCTGTCGCAATAAAGATTCTGAGGCCAGATTTCTCACAAGGGCAACTGCAGTTCCAAAGAGAG GTTGAGGTTCTGAGCAGAATGAGGCATCCAAATATGGTTATCTTGTTGGGTGCCTGTCCAGAGAATGGTTGCCTCGTATATGAATACATGGAAAATGGCAGTTTAGAAGACAGGCTTTTCTGTAAAAATAGTACTCCGCCCTTGTCGTGGAGAGCCCGTTTCAGAATTGCCGCAGAAATTGCAATTGCTTTGAACTTTCTTCATCGGACAAGACCAGAGCCACTTGTACATCGCGATCTCAAACCTGCCAACATTCTCCTGGACAACCATTATGTGAGCAAGATTAGTGATGTAGGCCTAGCCAGGTTGGTCCCACCGCCTACCTCTGATGCAATATCTCAGTATCACATGACATCAGCAGCCGGCACATTCTGTTATATCGATCCAGAGTACCAACAAACTGGGATGTTAGGTACAAAATCAGACATATACTCACTCGGTGTATTGTTTTTGCAAATCATTACTGCCAAGCCTCCAATGGGTTTGACTCATCAAGTCGAGATCGCAATTGAGACTGGGAAATTTGACAAAATACTTGATCCAGCAGTGAAAGACTGGCCTATAGAGGAGGCTTTGTCATTCACAGAATTGGCTTTAAAGTGCTGTGAATTGAGGAGGAGGGATCGCCCAGCATTAGATTCGGTAATATTGCCTGAACTGGAACGGTTGAGAGACCTGGGATCAGATATGGAAGGCATATTTCCTTGTAATGATTCATGA